In Colwellia sp. PAMC 20917, a single genomic region encodes these proteins:
- a CDS encoding RNA polymerase sigma factor, protein MNKPIENILPMLRRFAYSLTGNPADADDLVQTTLEKILNKGVPSGVDETRWAFKVCRNVWIDEYRSRKVRQNAVLKPELQEPQTANEHQQFDNKETLAHVNKAMSTLPDDQRAILSLVAVQGMSYKEVASSMEIPVGTVMSRLSRARVALMDMMKPYQVGAGL, encoded by the coding sequence ATGAATAAACCTATAGAAAATATACTACCAATGCTAAGACGCTTTGCCTACTCTTTAACGGGTAATCCTGCTGATGCAGATGATTTAGTTCAAACCACGCTAGAAAAAATACTCAATAAAGGTGTGCCTAGTGGAGTAGACGAAACTAGGTGGGCATTTAAGGTTTGTCGCAATGTTTGGATTGACGAATATCGGTCACGAAAAGTTAGGCAGAATGCGGTACTCAAACCAGAGCTTCAAGAGCCGCAAACAGCTAATGAACACCAACAATTTGACAACAAAGAAACGCTGGCACACGTTAATAAAGCGATGAGTACCTTGCCTGACGATCAACGGGCAATTTTATCTTTAGTGGCCGTTCAAGGCATGTCATATAAAGAAGTGGCTTCTTCTATGGAGATCCCTGTTGGTACAGTGATGAGTCGGCTATCTCGAGCTCGGGTTGCACTAATGGATATGATGAAACCCTATCAAGTAGGAGCAGGCTTATGA